A portion of the Coraliomargarita parva genome contains these proteins:
- a CDS encoding Gfo/Idh/MocA family protein: MSLKKLSIGFIGAGGNTRKMHIPGFHKIEGVELSVVANRTEASARKVAKQDGIKRVAKDWREIVEDPTVDAVCIGTWPYLHAEATIAALEHGKHVLCEARMACNLEEARRMYAAAKAHPELVSQIVPAPFSLDFDATISQMVRNGDLGELLEVRLVHTGGQCASPDAPMTWRQDRSLSGLNVLTMGIMHETVERWVDDEPEWLIADGAVFQAQRCYPESKEPVAVEVPDSLSIFGRFGRHGARMIYHFSGVESGKPRMEFRLNGSKGALRFDATEMQLLYAAAGESEEKKITLSRQQSRGWQVEADFVASIREEKPVTLTGFDQGLCYMTFTQMVADSLALDSKRVYWKDYVSS; the protein is encoded by the coding sequence ATGAGTTTGAAGAAACTGAGCATCGGTTTTATCGGCGCGGGCGGCAACACCCGCAAAATGCACATCCCAGGCTTTCACAAGATCGAAGGGGTTGAATTATCGGTGGTGGCGAACCGGACGGAGGCCTCGGCCCGGAAGGTCGCCAAACAGGATGGGATTAAACGGGTGGCGAAGGACTGGCGGGAAATCGTCGAGGACCCGACAGTGGATGCGGTCTGTATTGGAACTTGGCCCTATCTGCATGCCGAGGCGACAATAGCCGCTTTGGAGCACGGGAAACACGTACTTTGCGAGGCCCGAATGGCCTGCAATCTGGAAGAAGCCCGTCGCATGTATGCCGCTGCAAAGGCCCATCCGGAGTTGGTGTCCCAGATCGTACCGGCGCCTTTTTCACTCGATTTCGATGCCACGATCTCGCAAATGGTTCGTAATGGCGATCTCGGTGAGCTGCTTGAGGTGCGCCTTGTGCATACCGGCGGGCAATGTGCCAGCCCGGACGCGCCGATGACATGGCGTCAGGATCGCAGCTTGAGCGGGCTCAATGTCCTGACCATGGGCATCATGCATGAGACCGTTGAACGCTGGGTGGATGACGAGCCGGAGTGGCTGATTGCGGACGGCGCGGTTTTTCAAGCGCAACGCTGCTATCCTGAAAGCAAGGAGCCCGTCGCGGTGGAGGTTCCGGACAGTCTCAGTATCTTCGGGCGCTTCGGGCGTCATGGTGCGCGCATGATCTATCATTTCAGCGGGGTGGAGTCCGGGAAGCCACGTATGGAATTCCGCTTGAACGGGTCGAAGGGCGCGCTCCGTTTCGATGCTACCGAAATGCAGTTGCTTTATGCGGCTGCCGGTGAAAGCGAAGAAAAGAAAATCACCCTGTCACGGCAGCAGAGCCGCGGCTGGCAGGTCGAGGCGGATTTCGTCGCCTCCATTCGCGAGGAAAAGCCGGTGACGCTGACGGGTTTTGACCAAGGGCTATGTTACATGACATTTACCCAGATGGTGGCAGATTCGCTCGCCCTCGATTCCAAACGGGTTTATTGGAAGGATTATGTGAGCTCGTGA
- a CDS encoding ABC transporter ATP-binding protein — protein sequence MEHLLVARALRKSFPGGEEPIPVLDGVDLEIQAGESVSIRGESGSGKSTLLNVLSGLELADEGELLWQGQAMQGRSLSRLAAKRTGFIGFVFQAYYLAPELNAIENVLLGARVAGRRIDAGVKDQAASLLERVGLGHRLRHASTKLSGGERQRVAVARALINDPPVVMADEPTGNLDESTGLAVMDLLMELTAGEGKSLVLVTHNPEFAARTGRQLTLHLGRLQ from the coding sequence ATGGAACACCTGCTCGTTGCCCGTGCTTTGAGAAAGAGCTTCCCCGGAGGGGAGGAGCCGATACCTGTGCTCGATGGTGTCGATTTGGAGATTCAAGCCGGCGAATCCGTCAGTATCCGCGGCGAGTCCGGCAGTGGTAAATCCACGCTCCTCAACGTGCTGTCCGGTCTGGAACTGGCGGACGAAGGCGAGTTGCTCTGGCAGGGGCAGGCGATGCAGGGCCGCTCCCTTTCCCGGCTGGCGGCCAAGCGCACCGGTTTTATCGGCTTTGTCTTTCAGGCCTATTATCTGGCTCCGGAACTCAATGCGATCGAGAATGTGTTGCTGGGGGCCCGTGTAGCGGGCCGCCGGATCGACGCCGGCGTCAAGGACCAGGCGGCATCGCTTTTGGAGCGTGTCGGTCTCGGGCACCGGCTCAGGCATGCCTCGACCAAGTTGTCCGGGGGCGAACGTCAACGGGTGGCGGTGGCACGGGCCTTGATCAACGACCCGCCGGTGGTCATGGCGGACGAGCCGACCGGGAACCTGGACGAGTCCACCGGCTTAGCCGTGATGGACCTGCTGATGGAGTTGACCGCCGGGGAGGGGAAAAGCCTCGTCCTGGTCACCCACAACCCTGAATTTGCCGCCCGGACCGGGCGACAGTTGACCTTACACCTTGGGCGCCTACAGTAA
- a CDS encoding ABC transporter permease, giving the protein MSIIGVMLGVCVLIIVQSVMNGFGEGIRSRIVETQGDIRIRSNQIIYDWEAQLEALRAQDMVIGAAPFAEGVVMLQHLNRPQFPMIRGIEPWSEEDVIPMQQFLTLGSMEDFDDEGVFLGEGLAYTLRAGPGSVVEVFTPLMLERLKEDEVLLPRQFKVVGLFRTGSPQVDGNTMISTLRVMQELYGLDEGVHGITLKLRPGADALTYSRELENHVLRPGLNAVSWYESNQDFLFVVEQEKRVISFIIIFIILVASFSIAIALMMAVLRKTREIGLLVAMGARPLQVAYSFCFQGFVIGVIGNSLGIAMALVCLHYRTPILSAYARVTGSSVDFLGQYDVYEIPVYYMMSDFIIVTSFAVVISTLAGLLPAIRAARLKPADALRSE; this is encoded by the coding sequence ATGTCGATCATTGGGGTCATGCTGGGGGTCTGCGTGCTGATTATCGTGCAGAGCGTGATGAACGGGTTCGGTGAAGGTATTCGTTCGCGCATCGTCGAGACCCAAGGGGATATCAGGATTCGCTCCAACCAGATCATTTACGATTGGGAAGCGCAACTGGAGGCGCTCCGGGCTCAGGATATGGTCATCGGGGCGGCACCCTTTGCCGAAGGGGTGGTCATGCTGCAGCACTTGAATCGTCCTCAATTTCCCATGATCCGAGGGATTGAGCCCTGGTCTGAGGAGGATGTCATTCCGATGCAGCAATTCCTCACCCTTGGCAGCATGGAGGATTTCGATGACGAGGGTGTGTTTCTCGGCGAAGGCCTGGCCTATACCTTGCGTGCCGGACCGGGGTCGGTGGTGGAGGTGTTCACGCCGCTCATGCTGGAGCGTTTGAAGGAGGACGAGGTCCTGCTTCCCCGCCAGTTCAAGGTGGTCGGCCTCTTCCGTACCGGATCCCCCCAAGTGGACGGCAACACCATGATTTCAACCCTGCGCGTTATGCAGGAGCTCTACGGTCTGGACGAGGGCGTGCATGGCATCACCCTGAAACTACGTCCCGGTGCCGATGCGCTGACCTATTCGCGGGAATTGGAAAACCATGTACTGCGCCCCGGTCTCAATGCGGTGAGTTGGTATGAGTCGAACCAGGATTTCCTCTTTGTGGTGGAGCAGGAGAAGCGGGTGATCTCGTTCATCATTATTTTCATCATTCTGGTCGCCTCCTTCTCGATCGCCATCGCGCTCATGATGGCGGTTTTGCGCAAGACACGCGAAATCGGTCTGTTGGTGGCCATGGGCGCGCGGCCCTTGCAGGTCGCCTACAGTTTCTGTTTCCAGGGCTTTGTCATCGGGGTGATCGGTAATAGCTTGGGGATCGCCATGGCCTTGGTCTGCCTGCATTACCGGACGCCGATCCTGTCGGCCTATGCGCGCGTGACCGGATCCAGTGTCGATTTTCTCGGGCAGTACGATGTGTATGAGATCCCCGTGTACTACATGATGTCCGATTTCATTATTGTGACCAGCTTTGCGGTGGTCATTTCAACCCTGGCCGGCTTGTTGCCCGCAATCCGTGCGGCACGCTTGAAGCCGGCGGATGCACTCCGGAGTGAATAA
- a CDS encoding DUF1800 domain-containing protein has product MSIPPPDPLTFSVEKAWKPLHETHWGEEEAAHLLRRMGFTATPQAVKAALRRSPAACVAEAFAESEPLHKPDKLSEFEAGIHERMRHIYREIKDPDEKRRLQREARREEQSLFDDFALQWFRTAIDPAYSAREKFVLFLQDIFVVERQSIKSTPHLFSLQACLRSGIQGAYPELCKQVSREPAMARYLDLDKNKKQKPNENFARELFELFTLGEGNYTEKDIKEAARAFTGYYIKERREVAFAKNSHDYSLKTVFGEIGTWDGDEVIDITFRQAAARTFLVRELMKFYLGDTLPHEDYIVALGEKWAARDYSLRGLLEIFFQSHLFYHPAYRGNMVKSPVQFYLGLCQDLQLDIIPFEGRLLRSMTAMGQSFMDPPNVRGWLYGQNWINATTISARRQVVDYLFTPLEEDKLNGNEKRELQRARDAGKDRFLVSPERLAQSLDMGPEELARHLLTYFITAPSRPTYSRILPELIGDTAAPEASERVRNAVIALLQSPAYNLC; this is encoded by the coding sequence ATGTCGATCCCCCCGCCCGACCCTCTAACTTTCAGTGTCGAGAAGGCCTGGAAACCCCTCCACGAAACCCATTGGGGCGAAGAGGAGGCGGCCCACCTGCTGCGCCGCATGGGCTTTACTGCCACCCCGCAGGCAGTGAAGGCGGCCCTCCGGCGATCTCCCGCGGCCTGTGTGGCGGAAGCCTTCGCGGAAAGCGAGCCCCTGCATAAGCCGGACAAGCTCAGCGAGTTCGAGGCCGGCATCCACGAGCGCATGCGCCACATCTACCGGGAGATCAAAGATCCCGATGAAAAACGGCGCTTGCAACGGGAAGCCCGCCGGGAGGAGCAATCCCTCTTCGATGACTTTGCCCTGCAGTGGTTCCGGACCGCAATCGACCCCGCCTACAGCGCTCGGGAAAAATTCGTGCTCTTCTTGCAGGATATCTTCGTGGTGGAACGGCAGAGCATCAAGAGCACCCCGCACCTGTTCTCCCTCCAAGCCTGCCTGCGCAGCGGCATTCAGGGCGCCTATCCCGAGCTGTGCAAGCAAGTCAGCCGTGAGCCGGCCATGGCTCGCTACCTGGACCTGGACAAAAACAAGAAACAGAAGCCCAACGAGAATTTCGCCCGCGAGCTGTTTGAACTCTTCACCCTCGGCGAGGGGAATTACACCGAAAAGGACATCAAGGAGGCGGCCCGCGCATTCACCGGCTACTATATCAAGGAACGCCGGGAAGTCGCCTTCGCCAAAAACTCGCATGATTATAGCCTGAAGACCGTCTTCGGCGAGATCGGCACCTGGGATGGCGACGAAGTCATCGACATCACCTTCCGCCAAGCCGCCGCAAGGACCTTCCTCGTCCGTGAACTGATGAAATTTTATTTGGGCGATACACTTCCGCATGAAGATTATATCGTCGCGCTGGGCGAGAAGTGGGCCGCTCGGGACTACAGCCTGCGCGGACTGCTTGAAATCTTCTTCCAAAGCCACCTTTTCTACCACCCGGCCTACAGGGGTAATATGGTCAAAAGCCCGGTACAGTTCTATCTGGGACTCTGCCAGGACCTGCAGCTCGACATCATTCCCTTTGAGGGCCGCTTGCTCCGCAGCATGACGGCCATGGGCCAGTCCTTCATGGACCCGCCGAATGTGCGGGGCTGGCTCTACGGCCAGAATTGGATCAACGCCACCACCATCAGCGCCCGACGCCAGGTCGTGGACTACCTGTTCACCCCGCTGGAGGAAGACAAACTCAACGGCAACGAGAAGCGTGAGCTGCAACGGGCCCGTGACGCGGGAAAGGACCGGTTCCTCGTCAGTCCCGAACGGCTCGCCCAAAGCTTGGACATGGGACCGGAGGAACTCGCCCGTCACCTCCTCACCTACTTCATCACCGCCCCCTCGCGCCCGACCTACAGCCGAATCCTACCGGAACTGATCGGCGACACCGCCGCGCCGGAAGCATCCGAGCGCGTACGCAATGCCGTGATCGCCCTCCTTCAGTCCCCGGCCTATAACCTCTGCTAA
- a CDS encoding DUF1501 domain-containing protein yields MKSLPLTRREFIRRSSGGLGFLAFSGFAPSFLTQSAMAQTPAPERNRTILVIIQLAGGNDGLNTIVPYADDRYYNLRPKLGLKDGLLKLNDQVALNPACNELYKLFDSGQLSVIQNVGYPNPNRSHFRSTEIWETAGDGEQMPRTGWLGRYLDNACSGSPDETPKDGPDAVHVSDLVPQSLLSDTPHDIFGIRARGRTGTQPGSADEAYEAILQAEHGEGPGSYLQQVMMNTLVTERRVERIISKYRPSTNYAGNTLAQSLKRVAALIHSDLETRVYFVSQSGYDTHANQLNNHARLLGELSDAMQAFQQDLNAHGKADQVLTMTFSEFGRRPAENGSQGTDHGTAAPLFVMGAKAKGGIIGSAPDLGIGPKEDLKFSTDFRSIYATVLDRWLSADAAAILGKQFQPLPFV; encoded by the coding sequence ATGAAATCGCTCCCTCTCACCCGCCGTGAATTTATCCGTCGCAGCAGTGGAGGCCTCGGCTTCCTCGCGTTCAGCGGATTCGCCCCCTCTTTCCTCACCCAAAGTGCCATGGCGCAAACGCCGGCCCCCGAGCGTAATCGTACCATCCTCGTGATCATCCAACTGGCAGGCGGCAATGACGGACTCAATACGATCGTCCCCTACGCCGACGACCGCTATTACAACTTGCGCCCGAAGCTCGGATTGAAAGACGGCCTCCTCAAGCTGAATGACCAAGTCGCACTCAATCCCGCCTGCAACGAACTCTACAAGCTCTTCGACAGCGGACAGCTCTCCGTCATTCAGAATGTCGGCTATCCAAACCCGAACCGCAGCCACTTCCGGTCCACCGAGATCTGGGAAACCGCGGGCGATGGCGAGCAGATGCCTCGCACCGGTTGGCTTGGGCGCTATCTGGACAACGCCTGCTCGGGTAGTCCGGATGAGACACCTAAGGACGGACCGGATGCGGTTCATGTCAGCGACCTCGTCCCCCAATCCCTGCTCTCCGACACGCCTCACGATATCTTCGGGATCCGCGCCCGGGGCCGCACCGGCACCCAACCCGGTTCGGCCGACGAAGCCTATGAAGCTATTCTACAGGCCGAGCATGGTGAGGGCCCCGGCAGCTACCTGCAACAGGTGATGATGAATACGCTCGTCACGGAGCGACGGGTCGAGCGTATCATCTCGAAGTACAGGCCCTCCACAAACTATGCCGGCAATACCCTGGCACAGTCCCTCAAGCGCGTAGCCGCACTGATCCACTCGGACTTGGAAACCCGGGTCTATTTCGTCTCACAAAGCGGATATGACACCCATGCCAACCAACTGAACAACCACGCCCGGCTCCTTGGAGAACTGTCGGATGCCATGCAGGCCTTCCAACAGGATTTGAACGCACACGGAAAAGCGGACCAAGTCCTGACTATGACCTTTTCCGAGTTCGGGCGCCGCCCCGCAGAGAACGGGAGCCAGGGCACCGACCACGGCACAGCCGCCCCGCTCTTCGTCATGGGTGCCAAAGCCAAGGGCGGGATCATCGGTTCCGCCCCGGACCTCGGGATCGGCCCCAAGGAAGATCTCAAATTCTCCACCGATTTCCGCAGCATTTACGCGACGGTTCTCGATCGCTGGCTGAGCGCCGATGCCGCCGCAATTCTCGGCAAGCAATTTCAACCGCTCCCCTTCGTCTGA
- the fbaA gene encoding class II fructose-bisphosphate aldolase: MPVATPAQYAAMLDAAQKGNYAYPAVNVTSIATINAALKAFADSKSDGIIQVSTGGGQFASGLNVSDAAFGAIVLAEATHILAEKYDVLVALHTDHCHPEKVEGFLKPLLEASRKRKAEGKGPLFQSHMFDGSVVPLAENLEISKKLLAECAELDIILEVEAGCVGGEEDGHDTSGLPAEKLYTTPEDMVEVYEALKPLGRFLFAATFGNVHGAYKPGAVKLKPTILRDGQKAVTDKYGMEATMDLVFHGGSGSELSDIRETLEYGVVKMNIDTDTQYAFSRPIVTHVCENIEGMLKIDGEVGNKKVYDPRSYLKKAEKNMAARLVTAAEDLCSTGKTIFGTV; the protein is encoded by the coding sequence ATGCCAGTAGCAACACCCGCACAATACGCAGCGATGCTCGACGCCGCCCAAAAGGGCAACTACGCCTACCCGGCCGTTAACGTTACATCGATCGCCACGATCAATGCCGCGCTCAAAGCATTTGCCGACTCGAAGTCCGACGGGATTATTCAGGTTTCCACCGGCGGTGGCCAATTCGCATCCGGACTGAACGTGTCCGACGCCGCTTTCGGAGCCATCGTTCTCGCTGAAGCCACTCATATTCTGGCCGAGAAATACGACGTCCTCGTCGCGCTGCACACCGACCACTGCCACCCGGAGAAGGTCGAAGGTTTCCTCAAGCCGCTGCTTGAAGCTTCCCGCAAGCGCAAGGCCGAAGGCAAGGGCCCGCTCTTCCAATCCCACATGTTCGACGGTTCCGTCGTGCCGCTTGCCGAGAACCTTGAAATCTCCAAGAAGCTGTTGGCCGAGTGCGCCGAACTCGACATCATCCTCGAAGTCGAAGCCGGCTGCGTTGGTGGTGAAGAAGACGGTCACGACACTTCCGGCCTGCCCGCCGAAAAGCTCTACACCACTCCGGAAGACATGGTCGAAGTGTACGAAGCACTCAAGCCGCTCGGCCGCTTCCTCTTCGCCGCAACCTTCGGTAACGTGCACGGTGCCTACAAGCCCGGCGCCGTGAAGCTCAAGCCGACCATCCTCCGCGACGGCCAAAAGGCTGTGACCGACAAGTACGGCATGGAAGCCACCATGGACCTCGTGTTCCACGGCGGTTCCGGTTCCGAGCTCAGCGACATCCGCGAAACCCTGGAATACGGTGTGGTCAAGATGAACATCGACACCGACACCCAGTACGCCTTCTCCCGCCCGATCGTGACCCACGTCTGCGAAAACATCGAAGGCATGCTCAAGATCGACGGCGAAGTCGGCAACAAGAAGGTCTACGACCCGCGCAGCTACCTGAAGAAGGCTGAAAAGAACATGGCTGCCCGTCTGGTCACCGCAGCAGAAGACCTCTGCTCCACCGGCAAGACCATCTTCGGCACCGTCTAA
- a CDS encoding endonuclease/exonuclease/phosphatase family protein — MKRLDLSGAVGTAAGCCGFLILWLTQAACAEGAVVSPERAGELRVATFNVSMYRESSGGLLAALETGEDPQIRKVAEVIQRNAPDILLLNEFDHAYSDGVYDVKGMVALLDAFRANYLSVPQAEGVEAVSYPYHFVAPCNTGLPSGMDLNNNGSTTDPADGFGYGVYPGEYAMVLLSKYPIRIDGVRTFRFFRWKDMPGAYLPEDPQDSDGDGETRSFFNAAELELYRLSSKSHWDVPFEVNGHLVHLLASHPTPPVFDDGEALRYPGSNVSDWNGLRNHDEIRFWADYIDPEKSAYIYDDAEWFQAGRKPPSDRTGGLGASTRFIILGDQNCDPVDGSRDFNGIRLLLNNPLVDSSMSPSSDGAREQVNQGQSRPEKTADFILPEEKTASFNLRADYVLPSRYGFALKQAYVFWPTTADPLFPLLEASDHRMVVVDLDLEDRAAGASD; from the coding sequence AGCCGCTTGTGCCGAGGGCGCCGTGGTGTCGCCCGAGCGTGCCGGAGAGCTGCGTGTCGCGACCTTCAATGTCTCGATGTACCGGGAGTCGAGTGGCGGCCTGTTGGCCGCGCTTGAAACAGGCGAGGATCCGCAAATCCGCAAGGTGGCGGAGGTCATTCAGAGGAATGCGCCGGATATCCTCTTGCTCAATGAATTTGACCATGCCTATTCAGACGGGGTCTATGATGTCAAAGGGATGGTGGCGCTACTGGATGCCTTCCGTGCAAATTACTTGTCGGTCCCTCAGGCCGAAGGCGTGGAGGCGGTGAGCTATCCCTATCATTTCGTGGCGCCCTGCAATACCGGGCTGCCCTCCGGCATGGATTTGAATAACAACGGCAGTACGACGGACCCTGCGGACGGCTTCGGCTACGGGGTGTATCCGGGGGAGTATGCCATGGTCCTGTTATCAAAGTATCCGATCCGGATCGATGGGGTACGGACCTTCCGTTTCTTCCGGTGGAAGGATATGCCCGGGGCTTACTTGCCGGAAGATCCCCAGGATTCCGATGGGGATGGTGAGACCCGCAGCTTTTTCAATGCCGCCGAGTTGGAGCTCTACCGCTTGTCCTCCAAAAGCCACTGGGATGTCCCGTTTGAGGTGAATGGCCACTTGGTCCACCTCTTGGCAAGTCATCCCACTCCGCCGGTCTTCGATGACGGGGAGGCCCTTCGTTACCCCGGTTCCAACGTGTCGGACTGGAATGGCTTACGTAACCATGATGAGATCCGTTTCTGGGCGGATTACATCGATCCGGAAAAGTCCGCTTACATCTACGATGATGCCGAGTGGTTCCAGGCCGGTCGAAAACCGCCGTCCGACCGGACGGGGGGACTGGGTGCAAGCACGCGCTTTATTATTCTGGGTGACCAGAACTGCGATCCGGTCGATGGGAGCCGGGACTTCAACGGTATCCGCTTGTTGCTGAACAACCCTCTGGTCGATAGCAGCATGTCGCCGTCGAGTGACGGGGCTCGCGAGCAGGTCAACCAGGGGCAGTCGCGTCCGGAGAAAACCGCTGATTTTATTTTGCCGGAAGAAAAGACGGCTTCGTTTAATTTACGGGCGGACTATGTCTTGCCCTCCCGCTACGGTTTCGCGCTCAAGCAGGCGTATGTCTTCTGGCCGACGACAGCGGATCCCCTGTTTCCGCTGTTGGAGGCGTCGGATCACCGCATGGTGGTGGTCGATCTGGATTTGGAGGATAGAGCCGCGGGGGCATCGGACTGA